The following are encoded in a window of Saccharothrix longispora genomic DNA:
- a CDS encoding TlpA family protein disulfide reductase, with translation MSARARWAAVVLVLAVAGVVALWPRSSEPVGSGPVSTRQAPDVGLARERAALQPCASPPRDQDQQAAGDVGPAALRGLEVTCLGDGARVDAASALPGRAVVNFWATWCVPCQEELRVLDAYAREPGSVPVLTVLVDSKEGDGLELLAKLGVHLPSVHDPDDRLRKALSPPPRTPVTYVVGADGALSLVSDPLVLTTVEQVREVVG, from the coding sequence GTGAGCGCCCGAGCCCGGTGGGCGGCGGTCGTCCTGGTGCTGGCGGTGGCGGGCGTCGTCGCCCTGTGGCCGCGCTCGTCGGAGCCCGTCGGCAGCGGCCCGGTGAGCACCCGGCAGGCCCCGGACGTCGGCCTCGCCCGGGAGCGGGCCGCGCTCCAGCCGTGCGCGTCACCGCCGCGCGACCAGGACCAGCAGGCCGCGGGGGACGTCGGACCGGCCGCGCTGCGCGGCCTGGAGGTCACCTGCCTCGGCGACGGCGCCCGCGTCGACGCGGCGTCCGCCCTGCCCGGCCGCGCCGTGGTGAACTTCTGGGCGACCTGGTGCGTTCCCTGCCAAGAGGAACTGAGGGTGCTCGACGCCTACGCCCGGGAGCCCGGCTCGGTGCCGGTGCTGACGGTCCTGGTGGACAGCAAGGAGGGGGACGGACTGGAGTTGCTGGCCAAACTCGGTGTGCACCTGCCGTCCGTGCACGACCCGGACGACCGGCTGCGCAAAGCCCTGTCGCCACCGCCGCGCACGCCGGTGACCTACGTCGTCGGCGCCGACGGCGCGCTCTCGCTCGTCTCCGACCCGCTCGTGCTCACCACCGTCGAGCAGGTGCGCGAGGTGGTCGGATGA
- a CDS encoding MarP family serine protease: MNWVDLLVLALAAFAAVSGARQGMVVALPAFVGVLIGLVLGTQLAPLVVAQFENVVTKVVFAVGIVVLLVALGETLGVYVGRTIKPRVNAGPLRGADNALGAIVQGAVVFVVAWMIALPLTVVAGLPSLAKALNQSVILSTVDDTMPQAARTLSADLQSLFDVSGFPAAMDPFNRTPLREVGPPDPALSQDPVVQNLRPSVLKVRGRAPSCSRALEGTGFVISPERVMTNAHVVAGTTEVSVEVGRGQFDATVVHYDAQTDVAILAVPDLRAEPLPFRTDEIAQGEDGIVLGYPLDGPYTASEARVRERIPMLRGPDIYDAQTVTRDVYTVRAKVRSGNSGGPLVDPQGRVMGVVFGAAVDDQETGFVLTAQEVADEVAKAPSLVRRTSTQTCAS; this comes from the coding sequence GTGAACTGGGTTGACCTGCTGGTCCTGGCGCTGGCCGCCTTCGCCGCGGTGTCCGGCGCCCGGCAGGGCATGGTCGTCGCGCTGCCGGCGTTCGTCGGCGTGCTCATCGGCCTCGTCCTGGGCACGCAGCTGGCGCCGCTGGTGGTCGCCCAGTTCGAGAACGTCGTGACCAAGGTCGTCTTCGCGGTCGGCATCGTGGTGCTGCTCGTGGCGCTGGGCGAGACGCTCGGCGTGTACGTGGGGCGGACGATCAAGCCGCGGGTCAACGCCGGCCCGCTGCGCGGCGCGGACAACGCGCTCGGCGCGATCGTGCAGGGCGCCGTGGTGTTCGTGGTGGCGTGGATGATCGCGCTGCCGCTCACCGTGGTCGCCGGGCTGCCGTCGCTGGCCAAGGCGCTCAACCAGTCGGTGATCCTGTCCACCGTCGACGACACCATGCCGCAGGCCGCCCGGACCCTGTCCGCCGACCTCCAGAGCCTGTTCGACGTGTCCGGCTTCCCGGCCGCGATGGACCCGTTCAACCGCACGCCGCTCCGCGAGGTCGGCCCGCCCGACCCGGCGCTCAGCCAGGACCCGGTCGTGCAGAACCTGCGGCCCAGCGTGCTCAAGGTGCGCGGGCGCGCCCCGTCGTGCTCCCGCGCCCTGGAGGGCACCGGGTTCGTGATCTCACCGGAGCGCGTGATGACGAACGCGCACGTCGTGGCCGGCACCACCGAGGTCTCCGTCGAGGTCGGCCGGGGCCAGTTCGACGCGACCGTCGTGCACTACGACGCGCAGACCGACGTCGCCATCCTCGCCGTGCCGGACCTCAGGGCCGAGCCGCTGCCGTTCCGCACCGACGAGATCGCCCAGGGCGAGGACGGCATCGTCCTCGGCTACCCCCTGGACGGCCCGTACACGGCCTCCGAGGCCCGCGTGCGGGAGCGCATCCCCATGCTGCGCGGCCCGGACATCTACGACGCGCAGACCGTGACGAGGGACGTCTACACGGTCCGCGCGAAGGTCCGCAGCGGCAACTCCGGCGGCCCGCTGGTCGACCCGCAGGGCCGCGTCATGGGAGTGGTGTTCGGCGCGGCCGTGGACGACCAGGAGACCGGGTTCGTGCTGACCGCGCAGGAGGTCGCCGACGAGGTCGCCAAGGCGCCGTCGCTGGTGCGGCGGACGTCGACGCAGACCTGCGCCTCGTGA
- a CDS encoding NUDIX hydrolase: MTALADPGDVPEWMGGLVKATAEIDARTFTRIAPPPPGTGRPAAVLMLFGEGPGGPDVLLLRRADTLGSHPGQVAFPGGAADPTDDGPLDTALREAFEETGVLREGVRPVALLPELHVPVSGFVVTPVLAHWHEPSPVAPVDPAETAAVARVPVAHLADPANRFRVSHPSGYVGPAFSAPGMLVWGFTAGLLNGLLALGGWERPWDTADVRDLDLALRATEMS, encoded by the coding sequence ATGACCGCCCTGGCCGACCCGGGCGACGTCCCGGAGTGGATGGGCGGGCTCGTCAAGGCCACCGCCGAGATCGACGCCCGCACCTTCACCCGCATCGCGCCGCCGCCACCGGGCACCGGGCGGCCCGCCGCCGTGCTCATGCTGTTCGGCGAGGGCCCCGGCGGGCCGGACGTGCTGCTGCTGCGCCGCGCCGACACCCTCGGCTCGCACCCCGGCCAGGTCGCGTTCCCGGGCGGCGCCGCCGACCCGACCGACGACGGCCCGCTGGACACGGCGCTGCGCGAGGCGTTCGAGGAGACCGGCGTGCTGCGCGAGGGCGTGCGCCCGGTCGCGCTGCTGCCGGAGCTGCACGTGCCGGTGTCCGGGTTCGTCGTCACGCCGGTGCTCGCGCACTGGCACGAGCCGTCACCGGTCGCGCCGGTCGACCCGGCGGAGACCGCGGCCGTGGCCCGCGTGCCGGTCGCGCACCTGGCCGACCCCGCGAACCGGTTCCGGGTGAGCCACCCGTCCGGCTACGTCGGGCCCGCGTTCTCCGCCCCGGGCATGCTGGTGTGGGGCTTCACCGCCGGGCTGCTCAACGGCCTGCTGGCGCTCGGCGGGTGGGAACGGCCGTGGGACACCGCGGACGTGCGCGACCTGGACCTCGCACTGCGCGCAACGGAGATGTCGTGA